The genomic interval CCACTCATTGTCCGAAAGATCGCTTGGGTAGCAGCTTGCTCGACTATTCATGCTCGATTATATCGTCTGGGAAAGTTTTAAGACAGTCTCTTAGAGGTGGTACATCCGATATGAACCCCACCTGAAGCTTTCTGTTTAGTTCAGGTCAAAACCGACTGTGCTGTAATGCCAACTCTTGCCGCAGCTTCGGCTGGGACCCCAGCAAAAAGAATGAATCAAGGACTCCCTACACCTGGCGCCTCACGATGAGCGCGGTGGCGTTGTCGGGTGCCCCGGCCTCGAGCGCCCGCTGCACCAGGGCTTCGGCGGCGGCCTGGGAACTTTCGGCCTGATTCAATATCTGGGCCATCTGGGCTTCGCTCACCTCGCCCCAGACCCCGTCGGAAACGAGCAGCAAGGCCTCGCCGACCTCGAGGGTAGCGGAAAGCTGGCCGGTGGTGGTCTCGAGGGTTTCCACGTAGCCTTCCTGGGGCTGGCGCAGGCTGCCCAGCGAGCGCAAGACCTGGTTGCGGTCGGGGTGGCGCATGGCCTCTTCGCGGGTGATCATCTGGCTGGTTACCAGGGCAGCGACCAGCGAATGGTCGCGGGTGAGCTGCCTAAGCTGCCCCTGGCGCCAGAGGTAGATGCGGGTGTCGCCCACGTGGGCCACGGTGTAGCGCGTACCCCACAGGATCACCCCGCTCAGGGTGCAGCCGCCCTCCTGTCCTGCCAGGGCCTCGAGCACGGCCTGGTTGGCAGCCCAGACCAGCTGCACCCCCCAGTCGGACTGGGCCTGGGGGTGGTCGAGGGGGTGGGGCAGGCTGCCTCCAATGAAGGTCTCGACGGCGGCCTGGCTGGCCCGCTCGCCCGCGGCCATGCCGCCCATGCCGTCGGAAACGCAAGCCCTGAGCAGCAGGGTGCGGCCAAACTCCGACTGGACGCGCTCGAGGCGGTACGAGTAGGCGTCCTGGTTGTAGTGGCGGCTGGGGTTGAGGCCCACGCTGGTGGCCTCGCCCAGCTCGAGCACCACCTCCACCTCGCTTGGCCGCCAAAGCCTTTTGAGCAGGGCCAGGGCTTGCCTGGGAGTGACCCGCTCCTCCAGGGGGGCCAGCATCTGCGCGAGGGCCTGGGGAACCCCTGGCAGCGGAATGCCCGCCAGCAAAAGTTCGCTGGGCCCTTCTACCGGCAGCGCCGTGCCGGTCAGCAGCTCGAACAACAAGGCCCCCAGCAGGTAAACCCCGGTCTTGCTGCTCAGGGGCGCTTCGGCCAGCACTTCGGGCGGGGTAAAGCCCTGCCGCCAGAC from Meiothermus cerbereus DSM 11376 carries:
- a CDS encoding PP2C family protein-serine/threonine phosphatase, producing EELPPPGVQTSRPDQGPNKEEIQEILQAEAEGMVHPDMGLPPPGVQTSKAASEGDFLEEAVLPPTVENATLAPGSVHTWGPLTFEVGSPFWGGWMTARRGEEALLVRPGYDASLLAGLDHHRLLPRLVYTGPEGTALEALDGPPIQPPLALPAALAVVQPLAQLVYFLELKGLALVDLEPQALRQTNQGPRLALPPRLARLGEPPPKVWRQGFTPPEVLAEAPLSSKTGVYLLGALLFELLTGTALPVEGPSELLLAGIPLPGVPQALAQMLAPLEERVTPRQALALLKRLWRPSEVEVVLELGEATSVGLNPSRHYNQDAYSYRLERVQSEFGRTLLLRACVSDGMGGMAAGERASQAAVETFIGGSLPHPLDHPQAQSDWGVQLVWAANQAVLEALAGQEGGCTLSGVILWGTRYTVAHVGDTRIYLWRQGQLRQLTRDHSLVAALVTSQMITREEAMRHPDRNQVLRSLGSLRQPQEGYVETLETTTGQLSATLEVGEALLLVSDGVWGEVSEAQMAQILNQAESSQAAAEALVQRALEAGAPDNATALIVRRQV